Proteins co-encoded in one Cytobacillus sp. NJ13 genomic window:
- a CDS encoding N-6 DNA methylase translates to MSMSDEKIFEIANNLREEKEFSVSTLLEKLVEENIKLNFDEIYNFNSFWNSREYLVPKIICEFLESFVKDKQNLKVLDPWCHFGELLNSVSSSTVKSIGINLYNKDLIIASKMLSSNKNLQLIKGDPHKELEYINEKFSLILSCFPFSSIKKSQKIGGNEIFDSEFNLLMLKASNLLSQDGKGFFVVPPSFFNNATEKSVRKSLKKFDLFIDAIFYLPPGTFKNTSIASYLIVTSRVKFGELFIAELGNKENINTILENWKYRKKGKVFSLGYLTKTDHFLSFEKIEKELEIERLVSKSNLTPFQIQSFASEIKISNKNLDNGFEEKPNTIYLPLIGLSNTVSRLDEITLKPQNYVQIVIDPKKASADFIANWFNTDLGILVRESLMNGTTIQRISKSSIMNAIVYLPTYETQIHIVDLHSKITNLRAELSSIEGHLWKNPASYRNIKLRLRELNRNTGLEEWIEKLPFPLASILWKYYATKDVRNKKDFLLYFFEALAQFEVVLMLSAFNNDKELLSNEINLDIEKISRSTFGSWVIFGEQLAKLIRTHMSSNHKDRCLRMFRTKKKELIEVICSKKVYQVLKITKDYRNDWKGHGGVEGVRESKSRLKLLEAELVKIREVFGDVFEDTQLIKPGQGHFENGLFHSRCSLLMGTRSSFKDVAIKTTSGLDINKLYFVEDSSHDPLELLPFIRLMPSPSTEENACYFYNRIDKNGVRMVSYYFDRDSEITIPEDNISNIIESLIRN, encoded by the coding sequence ATGAGTATGTCTGATGAAAAAATTTTCGAAATAGCAAATAATTTAAGAGAAGAAAAAGAATTTTCGGTAAGTACTTTACTTGAAAAGTTGGTAGAGGAAAATATAAAATTAAATTTTGATGAAATTTATAATTTTAATAGCTTTTGGAATAGTAGGGAGTATTTAGTACCTAAAATCATATGTGAATTTCTTGAATCTTTTGTAAAGGATAAACAAAATTTAAAGGTCTTAGATCCTTGGTGCCACTTTGGGGAATTGTTAAACTCTGTAAGTAGTAGTACGGTTAAATCTATAGGAATAAACCTTTATAACAAAGACCTTATAATAGCGAGTAAAATGTTAAGTTCAAATAAAAATTTACAGTTGATAAAGGGGGACCCACACAAAGAATTAGAATATATAAATGAAAAATTTAGTCTTATATTAAGTTGTTTTCCGTTTAGTTCCATAAAAAAAAGTCAAAAAATTGGTGGAAATGAGATCTTTGATTCGGAGTTTAACTTATTAATGTTAAAAGCATCTAATTTGTTATCACAAGATGGTAAAGGGTTTTTTGTAGTTCCACCCAGTTTTTTTAATAATGCAACAGAAAAATCTGTTAGAAAATCTTTAAAAAAATTTGATTTATTTATTGATGCTATTTTTTATTTACCTCCAGGAACTTTTAAAAACACTTCAATTGCTTCATATTTAATTGTCACAAGTAGAGTAAAATTTGGAGAATTATTTATAGCTGAACTTGGTAATAAGGAAAATATAAATACAATTCTTGAAAATTGGAAATATAGAAAAAAGGGAAAAGTTTTTTCACTGGGTTATTTAACAAAAACAGACCATTTTCTTTCTTTTGAAAAGATAGAGAAAGAATTAGAAATCGAAAGGCTTGTTAGTAAATCGAATTTAACACCTTTTCAAATTCAATCATTCGCTTCAGAAATTAAAATAAGTAACAAAAATTTAGATAATGGTTTTGAAGAAAAACCTAATACAATATATTTACCATTAATAGGTTTGTCAAACACTGTGTCAAGATTAGATGAGATAACGTTAAAGCCACAAAATTATGTTCAAATAGTTATTGATCCTAAAAAAGCATCTGCAGATTTTATTGCAAATTGGTTTAATACAGATTTAGGTATTTTAGTTAGAGAAAGCTTAATGAATGGAACTACAATTCAACGTATTAGTAAATCAAGTATAATGAACGCTATTGTTTACTTACCCACTTATGAAACTCAAATACATATTGTAGATCTCCACTCTAAAATTACTAATCTAAGAGCGGAGTTAAGCAGTATAGAGGGTCATCTCTGGAAAAATCCTGCAAGCTATAGAAATATAAAATTAAGATTAAGAGAATTAAACAGAAATACAGGTTTAGAAGAGTGGATAGAAAAACTTCCTTTCCCTTTAGCCTCCATACTTTGGAAATATTACGCTACTAAAGATGTGCGTAATAAAAAGGACTTCTTACTCTATTTTTTCGAAGCATTAGCTCAATTTGAAGTTGTTTTGATGTTAAGCGCATTTAATAATGATAAGGAACTTTTATCAAATGAAATAAACTTAGATATTGAAAAAATATCCAGAAGTACTTTTGGTTCTTGGGTAATTTTTGGCGAACAGTTAGCAAAATTAATAAGGACGCATATGTCTAGTAACCATAAAGATAGATGTTTACGTATGTTTAGAACAAAAAAGAAAGAATTAATTGAAGTTATTTGTAGTAAAAAAGTATATCAGGTATTAAAGATTACAAAAGATTATCGGAATGATTGGAAGGGTCATGGTGGAGTAGAAGGTGTTAGAGAATCCAAGAGTAGATTAAAGTTATTAGAGGCTGAGCTAGTAAAAATAAGAGAGGTTTTTGGAGATGTATTTGAAGATACTCAGCTTATAAAACCAGGACAAGGGCATTTCGAAAATGGGTTATTTCATAGTCGGTGCTCTTTACTAATGGGAACTAGATCGTCTTTTAAAGATGTAGCGATAAAGACAACAAGTGGTTTAGATATTAATAAATTATACTTTGTTGAAGATAGTAGTCATGACCCATTAGAGTTATTACCGTTTATTAGATTAATGCCTAGTCCAAGCACAGAGGAAAATGCGTGTTATTTTTATAACAGGATCGATAAAAATGGGGTTAGAATGGTTTCTTATTATTTTGATAGGGATTCAGAGATTACTATACCTGAGGATAATATTAGTAATATTATTGAAAGTTTAATTAGAAACTAG
- a CDS encoding sensor histidine kinase, with amino-acid sequence MKSYWLWILLNMVVWPFAIAYLNLPINQLPVYIIGVAFYFLLFFLVPLIEKKPIVLFFILGTNTVIAAATLFPYNDHFNPFLILILSLLIAEGFYRLPFRYSIVNGAIGAFALGFTTLHSTLGWFFQTFITVNIIFLLIALIHYKKTKDHLMDLEARHEAIFSEFRDLKRRAVSEEELARQEERVLIAHEIHDSVGHKLTALIMQLEMFRLQASENEQERVESLKELANESLNETRRAVKSLKANDTGGLPGILRLIRRLELENMMHIHFSVKYGAFSAPLTGEQSFVIYRSVQEALTNIMKHSDAKEAEITFEAPGGSIFRFEIRNPSTGTDSYHEGFGLSQMRQRLEKHNGGMKVYQTEGHFIVNGFIKIR; translated from the coding sequence ATGAAATCCTACTGGCTATGGATCCTATTAAATATGGTTGTTTGGCCTTTTGCTATTGCTTATCTTAACCTTCCTATAAATCAATTACCAGTTTACATAATTGGAGTAGCTTTTTATTTCCTGCTATTTTTTCTCGTTCCTTTGATCGAGAAAAAGCCCATTGTTTTGTTTTTTATATTAGGTACAAATACGGTTATTGCAGCAGCAACCCTATTTCCTTACAATGATCATTTTAATCCCTTTCTTATTCTCATCCTTTCCCTTCTAATCGCTGAGGGCTTTTATCGGCTTCCGTTTCGATACAGTATTGTGAATGGGGCAATTGGGGCATTCGCATTAGGCTTCACCACTTTACATAGTACTCTGGGCTGGTTCTTTCAGACTTTCATAACTGTAAATATCATATTCCTTTTGATTGCTCTCATCCATTATAAAAAAACAAAGGATCATCTAATGGATCTTGAAGCACGCCACGAGGCTATTTTCAGTGAATTTCGCGATTTAAAACGGAGAGCTGTCTCAGAGGAGGAGCTTGCCAGGCAAGAGGAGCGGGTGCTGATTGCCCATGAAATCCATGATTCAGTTGGCCATAAGCTGACCGCCCTTATCATGCAGCTCGAAATGTTCCGCCTGCAAGCCTCAGAGAACGAACAGGAAAGAGTGGAATCATTAAAGGAACTGGCTAATGAAAGCCTCAACGAAACACGCAGGGCCGTAAAATCTCTCAAGGCAAATGACACCGGCGGGCTGCCAGGCATCCTGCGATTAATTCGCAGGCTCGAATTGGAAAACATGATGCACATTCATTTCTCTGTCAAATACGGTGCCTTCTCTGCTCCGTTGACTGGTGAACAATCCTTTGTAATCTACAGATCAGTCCAGGAAGCATTAACCAATATCATGAAGCACAGTGATGCCAAAGAAGCAGAAATCACCTTCGAAGCACCAGGCGGAAGCATATTCCGTTTCGAAATTCGAAACCCGTCCACTGGAACGGATAGTTATCACGAAGGCTTCGGACTAAGCCAAATGCGGCAGCGGTTAGAGAAACATAATGGTGGAATGAAGGTGTACCAAACTGAAGGACACTTCATAGTTAACGGATTCATTAAAATAAGGTAG
- the sigJ gene encoding RNA polymerase sigma factor SigJ, whose protein sequence is MQEMYMQYKGLLFKLAYQLTGSASDAEDVVHDVFLKLYDVPKEKLTEPKAYLCKMVTNRCYDLQKSARKKREQYFGEWLPEPLFQSGSNDDSIESVERGDLLSYAMIVLLERLTPTERVVFVLREALGFDYEEIAELMEKSTVNCRKLFSRARSKMGITSEELVHTETAPNELITDFLAALKQGNMKRMVSMLDPNVILVSDGGGKAKAAIFPIKTSDHVVRFLMGTVRKASMAEGAPQIEISQINEQPAFIQRSHDGIHTVGIIHTEENLIRNIYIVRNPDKLKHTGI, encoded by the coding sequence ATGCAAGAAATGTACATGCAATATAAAGGATTGCTGTTTAAGCTCGCCTATCAATTGACAGGATCTGCCTCTGATGCAGAGGATGTTGTGCATGATGTTTTTTTGAAACTATATGATGTTCCAAAGGAGAAGCTGACTGAGCCTAAAGCTTATCTTTGTAAAATGGTCACAAATCGATGTTATGATTTACAAAAATCGGCGCGCAAAAAACGAGAGCAGTATTTTGGAGAATGGCTTCCCGAGCCCCTGTTTCAATCGGGTTCGAATGATGATTCCATAGAATCAGTCGAGCGCGGTGATTTATTGTCTTATGCCATGATTGTACTGCTTGAACGGCTTACACCAACGGAGCGTGTTGTTTTTGTCCTGCGTGAGGCACTGGGCTTTGACTATGAAGAAATTGCAGAGCTCATGGAAAAAAGCACGGTGAACTGCCGTAAACTGTTCAGCCGTGCGCGTTCAAAAATGGGGATCACCTCTGAAGAGCTTGTTCATACTGAAACAGCCCCTAACGAACTGATTACTGACTTTCTGGCAGCACTCAAACAGGGAAACATGAAGCGAATGGTATCTATGCTTGATCCTAACGTTATACTGGTCTCTGATGGAGGAGGAAAAGCAAAGGCTGCTATTTTTCCAATTAAAACGAGTGATCACGTTGTTCGCTTTCTCATGGGAACTGTACGCAAAGCATCCATGGCTGAGGGAGCTCCGCAAATTGAAATCAGTCAGATTAACGAACAACCTGCTTTTATACAACGTTCTCATGATGGCATTCATACGGTGGGAATCATTCATACAGAGGAAAATTTGATCCGGAACATATACATTGTCCGAAACCCAGACAAACTGAAGCATACAGGGATATAA
- a CDS encoding nucleoside triphosphate pyrophosphohydrolase, translating to MHYNKLVRDRIPQIIAGTGRNYSIKFLDQSEYVKELRKKCFEELQEYANAIYNEVALEELAGLLEIVHALADFHGTSIENLEKLRK from the coding sequence CTGCACTATAACAAGCTAGTTCGTGACCGTATTCCACAAATCATTGCAGGAACAGGGAGGAACTATTCAATAAAATTTCTTGACCAGTCAGAATACGTTAAAGAACTCAGGAAAAAGTGTTTCGAAGAATTACAGGAATATGCAAACGCGATTTATAATGAAGTTGCTTTAGAAGAACTTGCTGGCTTACTTGAAATTGTCCATGCACTTGCCGATTTTCATGGTACATCGATTGAGAATTTAGAGAAATTACGGAAATAA
- a CDS encoding ABC transporter ATP-binding protein, protein MLETVKLTKSFKDKKVVDEINLYLHAGESVGLLGPNGAGKSTTISMIASLIRPTSGDVKLDGKSTIQNPSDLRKVLGVVPQEIALYEELSAYENLKFFGKAYRVEKETLEVRIQEVLDMVGLKDRQKELIKTFSGGMKRRINIAAALLHNPKILILDEPTVGIDPQSRNHILETVRELNQTQGTTVLYTSHYMEEVEQLCNRVYIMDHGKIIATGSKEELLSILSSEDTIGVQLSKRSEEFTDKIKTLPDVLQVEQTNEGLRILAKKNHHLLSSLVHAAEKEGIQIMNYQVEIPSLEDVFLHLTGKTLRD, encoded by the coding sequence ATGCTCGAAACGGTAAAACTGACGAAAAGTTTTAAAGATAAAAAAGTGGTGGATGAAATTAACCTATACTTGCATGCGGGCGAATCAGTCGGCCTGCTCGGACCGAATGGCGCCGGTAAATCAACGACGATTTCCATGATTGCATCCCTTATTCGGCCGACGTCCGGGGATGTAAAGCTTGATGGGAAAAGCACGATTCAAAACCCTTCTGATCTCAGAAAAGTGCTGGGGGTAGTCCCACAGGAAATCGCATTATACGAGGAGCTATCAGCCTATGAAAATCTGAAGTTTTTCGGAAAAGCCTATCGTGTTGAAAAAGAAACCCTGGAAGTCCGTATTCAGGAAGTGCTGGATATGGTCGGCTTAAAGGATCGCCAAAAGGAGCTGATTAAAACCTTTTCAGGCGGAATGAAACGAAGAATCAACATCGCTGCTGCTCTGCTGCATAACCCGAAAATCCTCATACTCGATGAACCGACTGTCGGCATTGACCCCCAGTCACGAAACCATATATTAGAAACCGTTCGTGAATTAAATCAAACCCAAGGCACTACTGTCCTGTATACGAGCCATTACATGGAGGAGGTCGAGCAATTATGCAATCGTGTCTACATCATGGACCATGGAAAAATCATCGCAACGGGCAGCAAGGAAGAATTGCTGAGCATCTTATCCAGTGAAGATACCATCGGGGTTCAGCTCAGCAAGAGAAGTGAAGAATTCACGGATAAAATTAAAACATTGCCAGATGTTCTTCAAGTGGAGCAAACGAATGAAGGGCTACGCATTCTGGCGAAAAAGAATCATCATCTTTTAAGCAGCCTTGTGCATGCTGCAGAAAAAGAAGGCATTCAAATCATGAACTATCAAGTAGAAATTCCAAGCCTGGAGGACGTCTTTCTTCACCTGACAGGTAAAACATTGCGGGATTAA
- a CDS encoding response regulator transcription factor, with amino-acid sequence MIRILLAEDQVMVRQGLKMMIETEPEFKVTGETDNGKEAIALCEKRQFDIAILDIRMPVMDGLKAAKTIQSRWPHTKILMLTTFDDDNYVMEALRIGVSGYILKNGDTDSLLRSIRSALKGGLSIEEGVAAKVVPQLMKQQDTKEPDPSLTPRERAILKCIGEGLSNGEIAERLAISTGTVKNNTSQILTKLDLRDRTQLAIYAIRHNLV; translated from the coding sequence ATGATTCGAATACTCCTCGCAGAAGACCAGGTAATGGTAAGACAGGGCTTAAAAATGATGATTGAAACTGAACCTGAGTTCAAAGTCACAGGCGAAACAGATAACGGCAAAGAAGCCATCGCACTTTGTGAAAAAAGGCAATTTGACATTGCCATCCTTGATATCCGCATGCCTGTAATGGATGGACTAAAAGCAGCAAAGACCATCCAATCCCGCTGGCCCCATACCAAAATCCTAATGCTGACAACCTTCGATGACGATAATTATGTCATGGAGGCGCTTCGCATCGGCGTGAGCGGCTACATTTTAAAAAACGGTGACACGGATTCACTGCTCCGTTCAATCCGAAGTGCACTTAAGGGCGGATTATCCATAGAAGAGGGGGTAGCTGCAAAGGTCGTTCCTCAATTAATGAAGCAGCAGGACACCAAGGAACCCGATCCTTCGCTAACACCCAGGGAACGAGCCATCTTAAAGTGTATCGGGGAAGGGCTCAGCAATGGCGAAATCGCAGAACGGCTCGCCATTTCAACAGGAACCGTAAAAAATAATACGAGCCAGATTTTGACGAAGCTGGATTTAAGAGACCGGACACAGCTCGCCATCTATGCCATCCGCCATAACCTTGTCTAA
- a CDS encoding HNH endonuclease domain-containing protein — MRHLIDKLQWRKIALYNNGKLNRTQAIEKVEREAFNDVIRRFHTVEKQEVPVKFYEKTENGLVIFDNVFEIFSDKNNSQLNNELDSRWDLLEGAFEIKRSNSKLMNDIRNIYLVNGHERTDITKNREVLNGYQNNVCFYCGELISEDDVHVDHVIPRQFLYHDEIWNLVLSHEFCNMQKSDNLPHRYYVEKLLERNENFIKNNHPNSNKLKLQLRIKVNNKLKSFQLLILKLAW, encoded by the coding sequence TTGCGACACCTAATAGACAAACTGCAATGGAGAAAAATAGCGTTATACAATAATGGGAAACTCAATAGGACTCAAGCTATTGAAAAAGTTGAAAGAGAAGCATTTAACGACGTTATAAGGAGATTCCATACTGTAGAAAAACAAGAAGTACCTGTTAAGTTTTACGAGAAAACTGAAAATGGATTGGTTATATTTGATAATGTATTTGAAATTTTTTCGGATAAGAATAATAGTCAGCTCAATAATGAGTTAGATTCTCGATGGGACTTGCTTGAGGGTGCTTTTGAGATAAAGAGAAGTAATAGTAAATTAATGAATGATATAAGAAATATATATTTAGTTAATGGCCATGAGAGGACTGATATAACGAAAAATCGTGAAGTGCTAAATGGCTATCAGAACAACGTGTGTTTCTATTGTGGTGAACTTATATCTGAAGATGATGTTCATGTAGATCATGTTATCCCCCGACAATTTCTATATCATGATGAAATTTGGAATCTAGTTCTATCTCATGAATTCTGTAACATGCAAAAAAGTGATAACCTTCCACATCGGTATTATGTAGAAAAGCTATTAGAACGAAACGAAAATTTTATTAAAAATAATCATCCTAATAGTAATAAACTAAAGCTGCAATTAAGGATAAAAGTAAATAATAAGTTAAAGAGTTTTCAGTTACTAATTCTAAAACTTGCTTGGTGA
- a CDS encoding IS1182 family transposase, whose protein sequence is MLSKHNPIQRDQIEMVALDELVPADHLVRKIEAVIDFSFIYDLVKDKYSEKGRPSIDPVILIKLTLIQYTFGIRSMRQTIEELKTNMAYRWFLGYGFHDKVPHFSTFGKNYERRFKNTDLFEQIFYRILKTAAEKNLISAEHVFIDSTHVKASANKRKFEKKVVRKETRAYQERLQEEINQDREDHGKKPFPPDKFDKEEHKEIKESTTDPESGYYVKDERTKQFAYSFHTAADRNGFVLGTIVTPGNTHDSHILEPLVEQVIEKVSKPEAVAADAAYKTPAITSYLLKNDITPALPYTRPRTNKGFFRKHEYVYDEHFDCYICPAVEILKYTTTTKEGYRQYKSDPRICAECPFLSQCTLSQAQQKLIQRHVWEEPVEEADHLRHHQVVKPIYEKRKETIERVFADAKEKHGMRWTTLRGLEKLSMQAMLTFAAMNLKKMANWTWKGPKMA, encoded by the coding sequence ATGCTTTCAAAACATAATCCAATTCAACGGGATCAAATTGAAATGGTTGCTTTAGACGAGCTTGTACCAGCAGATCACTTGGTTCGTAAAATTGAAGCAGTGATTGATTTCTCATTCATCTATGACTTGGTAAAAGATAAGTATTCGGAAAAAGGACGCCCAAGTATTGACCCTGTAATATTAATTAAACTCACATTAATTCAATATACCTTCGGTATTCGTTCCATGCGTCAAACCATTGAAGAATTGAAAACGAATATGGCTTATCGTTGGTTTTTAGGTTATGGATTCCACGATAAAGTTCCTCACTTCTCAACTTTCGGTAAAAACTATGAACGCCGATTTAAGAACACCGATCTCTTTGAACAGATATTTTACCGTATCTTAAAAACTGCAGCTGAAAAGAATTTAATTAGTGCTGAACACGTTTTTATAGATTCTACGCATGTAAAAGCGAGTGCAAATAAACGCAAATTTGAAAAGAAAGTTGTTCGAAAAGAAACCCGCGCCTATCAGGAACGCCTTCAAGAGGAAATTAACCAAGACCGTGAGGATCATGGAAAAAAGCCGTTTCCACCAGATAAGTTTGATAAGGAAGAACACAAAGAAATTAAGGAAAGTACAACAGATCCAGAGAGTGGCTACTATGTAAAAGATGAGCGTACAAAACAGTTCGCCTATTCTTTTCATACGGCCGCAGACCGCAACGGCTTTGTGTTAGGCACAATTGTAACTCCTGGTAACACGCATGATAGTCATATTTTAGAGCCATTGGTAGAACAAGTCATTGAGAAAGTTAGTAAACCTGAAGCTGTTGCGGCAGACGCAGCGTATAAAACACCTGCTATCACGAGCTACTTATTGAAAAACGACATCACACCTGCTTTACCTTACACACGACCTCGTACAAACAAGGGATTCTTCAGAAAACATGAGTATGTTTATGATGAGCATTTTGACTGCTACATTTGCCCAGCTGTTGAGATATTAAAATACACAACGACTACAAAGGAAGGGTATCGTCAATATAAATCTGATCCGCGAATTTGTGCTGAATGCCCCTTCTTGTCTCAATGCACACTGAGTCAAGCGCAACAAAAGCTGATTCAACGTCACGTGTGGGAGGAACCCGTGGAAGAAGCAGATCATCTTCGCCACCATCAAGTCGTCAAACCGATTTATGAAAAACGCAAGGAAACAATTGAACGAGTATTCGCGGATGCAAAAGAAAAGCATGGCATGCGTTGGACAACCCTCAGGGGACTTGAAAAATTGTCGATGCAGGCGATGCTTACTTTCGCTGCCATGAATTTAAAGAAAATGGCCAATTGGACTTGGAAAGGTCCAAAAATGGCTTAA
- a CDS encoding carboxymuconolactone decarboxylase family protein — MTQRINYMQHSPEFFNKMMALSNAEKESSIEEKIRHLVHIRASQMNGCGFCLDMHIKEAKIHGERELRLYHIPIWRESTLFSPRERAALEWTEILTKLPAHGVPDDIYDSVREQLSEKELSDLTFSIMAINAWNRISIAFKNVPGSADTAFGLTKAGL; from the coding sequence ATGACACAACGTATTAATTACATGCAGCATTCACCGGAATTTTTCAACAAGATGATGGCACTGAGCAATGCAGAGAAGGAAAGTTCAATTGAGGAAAAAATCCGTCATCTCGTCCACATTAGAGCTTCCCAAATGAATGGGTGCGGATTTTGCCTGGATATGCATATCAAGGAGGCAAAAATCCATGGCGAGAGAGAGCTTCGCCTTTATCATATCCCGATTTGGCGCGAATCCACTCTATTTAGCCCACGCGAACGGGCAGCACTTGAATGGACAGAGATTTTGACTAAGCTACCTGCACACGGTGTTCCTGATGATATTTATGACAGTGTTCGTGAGCAGCTATCAGAAAAAGAACTATCAGATCTTACCTTCTCCATCATGGCAATCAATGCCTGGAACCGTATCAGCATAGCTTTCAAAAATGTGCCGGGTTCTGCTGACACTGCGTTTGGATTAACTAAAGCTGGACTATGA
- a CDS encoding DUF2075 domain-containing protein, giving the protein MNNYGWKGTFKELIETDNDDIVNCLCLQIYNQSLEEARNNPIEESTYSQIKSWFDCIDYLKKEVTVFQHLPGFLIFEYEILRSGRRRPDVLLFLPGELIVLEFKRYSYVNDPEYTQTSLYIRDIQLYHSAVHEYSLKVRGALVLTNDDNAFDLIPEYQIYHLGKSGLRQILKRLEGNLRDVPLISDQDFIQGRFQPLPSIIESARAIMRDEPLPQIKTLKSSNFDKVVEEVKLIVEKAKRDHTHHLVLVSGVPGAGKTFVGLTLAHDIEKAVYLSGNGPLVDVLQDSLKDKTFVQSLYGYKTDYLKYRIVPYEHVLIFDEAQRAWDAKKMKGEKSEPDVIIEIAKHKSWSVVVGLIGEGQEIHIGEEGGIGLWNEAIKGKDVHVHAKHHQKIFPNALTYHENRELHLNTSLRTHNALMYFEWVESFFAGDIDRCKKLQEKLTKERYTLKFVDNLGDAKEYVQKLYEGTDKTYGIVISSGIKYPEGVKLVPFSQRNFVPKHHVAYFNYPDSPYYCKKLDYAATEFQVQGLELDMAIVYWGSDLKWKNGKWTFNHLKHDANDPYQMKLNAYRVLLTRGRDGVIICRN; this is encoded by the coding sequence ATGAATAACTATGGCTGGAAAGGTACATTTAAAGAACTAATTGAGACAGATAATGATGATATCGTTAATTGTTTATGTCTACAAATATACAACCAATCTTTAGAGGAAGCACGGAATAATCCAATTGAGGAAAGTACCTATTCTCAAATAAAGTCATGGTTCGATTGTATTGATTATTTAAAGAAGGAAGTTACTGTTTTTCAACATTTGCCTGGCTTTCTAATTTTTGAATATGAAATATTACGAAGTGGAAGGCGACGTCCTGATGTATTATTGTTCCTACCAGGCGAACTAATAGTATTGGAATTCAAAAGATATTCGTATGTTAATGACCCAGAATACACCCAAACATCATTATATATTCGTGATATTCAGTTGTACCACTCAGCTGTACACGAATATTCTTTAAAAGTGCGTGGAGCATTAGTTTTGACGAATGACGATAATGCCTTTGATTTAATCCCCGAATATCAAATTTACCACTTAGGGAAAAGCGGATTACGTCAGATACTTAAAAGGCTCGAAGGGAATTTAAGAGATGTCCCTCTCATTTCTGATCAAGACTTTATACAAGGTAGATTTCAACCACTTCCGTCTATCATTGAATCTGCAAGAGCTATCATGAGAGATGAACCTTTGCCTCAAATTAAAACTTTAAAAAGTAGTAACTTTGATAAGGTAGTTGAAGAGGTGAAGTTGATCGTTGAAAAAGCAAAGCGCGATCACACTCATCATCTTGTATTAGTATCTGGTGTGCCCGGTGCAGGGAAAACTTTTGTAGGGTTGACACTTGCTCACGATATTGAGAAAGCTGTTTATTTATCAGGTAATGGTCCACTTGTAGATGTACTTCAAGATAGCTTGAAAGACAAAACCTTTGTCCAATCACTATATGGATATAAGACTGACTATCTAAAATACCGTATTGTGCCTTATGAGCATGTTCTCATCTTTGATGAAGCGCAACGAGCTTGGGATGCAAAAAAGATGAAAGGGGAAAAAAGCGAACCAGATGTAATAATTGAAATAGCAAAACACAAATCATGGTCCGTTGTAGTTGGGTTGATTGGAGAAGGCCAAGAAATTCATATTGGTGAAGAAGGTGGGATAGGGCTATGGAATGAAGCTATTAAAGGTAAGGATGTACATGTTCATGCCAAACACCACCAAAAAATTTTCCCTAACGCTCTTACTTATCATGAAAATCGAGAACTACATTTAAATACTTCTTTACGAACACATAATGCTTTAATGTATTTTGAATGGGTTGAATCCTTTTTTGCTGGGGATATTGATCGTTGCAAAAAGCTTCAAGAAAAACTAACAAAAGAACGATATACTTTAAAGTTTGTAGACAATCTTGGTGACGCAAAAGAATATGTTCAAAAATTATATGAGGGAACAGATAAAACCTATGGAATTGTCATATCTTCAGGAATAAAATATCCGGAAGGTGTTAAGTTAGTACCTTTTAGTCAACGAAATTTTGTTCCAAAACATCATGTGGCTTATTTCAATTATCCCGACTCTCCTTATTATTGTAAAAAACTAGATTATGCAGCCACAGAATTTCAAGTGCAAGGACTTGAACTGGATATGGCAATAGTCTATTGGGGTAGTGATTTAAAATGGAAAAATGGAAAATGGACTTTTAATCATTTAAAACATGATGCTAATGATCCTTATCAAATGAAGTTAAATGCATATAGAGTACTTCTAACTAGGGGAAGAGATGGGGTAATTATTTGTAGGAATTAA
- a CDS encoding nucleoside triphosphate pyrophosphohydrolase — MPVYNKLVRDRIPEVIDNTGNTFTTRILEDNEYIKKLKKKSYEELEEYMNTTNPHDTLEELADILEIIHAFTEYHGFSIEDLENVRRSKAEK; from the coding sequence ATGCCAGTTTACAATAAACTTGTTCGAGACCGTATTCCAGAAGTCATTGATAATACAGGAAATACCTTTACTACTAGAATATTGGAAGACAATGAATACATAAAAAAGTTAAAAAAGAAAAGTTACGAAGAGTTAGAAGAGTATATGAATACTACGAATCCTCATGATACTCTTGAAGAATTGGCAGATATCCTTGAAATCATACATGCTTTTACTGAGTATCATGGTTTTTCAATTGAAGATTTAGAAAATGTTCGAAGAAGTAAGGCAGAGAAATGA